Genomic segment of Oncorhynchus keta strain PuntledgeMale-10-30-2019 unplaced genomic scaffold, Oket_V2 Un_contig_1382_pilon_pilon, whole genome shotgun sequence:
CCTGGGACTGCCCTTTTCTACTGTTACGACTAAAACCCCCACCTGAAGAAATCCTCTTCAGACCACGCATACCTCGGTCAGCTGAGGGGGGCGAAGGTTGAGTGAACACCACACAAACCTAGGTTTAAGATAAGGTTGTAATGGTTGTTCAATTCCTAACCAATGGAAATGGatcaactctgagactatcgatccctacagaataagagcaaatcttcgATGCTAATTACTAGTCTGCTGCTAGAAATTATGTGAACCTGAGATGTGATGACCgacgaaacatctattctataagaacatttctgaatggtactctgaagtatccattctaaccacaaaAGACTCCGGGGAAGCAGGAAGACACTTACCAACAGAAAGACGGACGATTCCAACAGAAatcacgacgacacactgagcataAATATATACTGATTGCAGTTATTCCCGAATTaatgagcgttcatgtgcaaaggattagcatttcaattaatttaattatcaactgtgtgtagtGATCCCTCTGGTCTTTCCCACTCTgtctcagtccacacccacttccctttgtccaccaaaccatcatatcggcttagcccactagggaacctcccctttcatttccttgtaaccatatctactgtttgtttgtttctgcatttctgtgattatttagttagttagtaaataaatgactGTGACAATTaatgtatggatgattcatagtgaagactgggttcgtgcagatttaCCACGAGACTAATTGACACCACTGTCCTCAACGCTCTTCCTCATTGTTataaggcacaaggcgagacccagatgcttcacaggaggcagatggttagagtccaagatgtttattaacaatccaaaagggaaggcaagagaatggtcgtggacaggcaaaggtcaaaaccagatcagagttcCAGAGgtacagaatggtcaggcaggctcgaggtcagggcacagaatggtcaggcaggctcaaggtcagggcaggcagaacggttaggcaggctcgaggtcagggcaggcagaatggtcaggcaggctcgaggtcagggcagaaccagaacggcaggcaggctcgaggtcagggcaggcagaacggtCCAGGTCAGGCTCAAGTCTCAGAGCAGGCACCCTCACGGCAGGCAGGctttgaggtcagggcaggcagaatggcaggcaggctcgaggtcagggcaggctgtcggtcaggcaggctcaaggtcagagCAGGCTCTTCggcaggcaggcttgaggtcagggcaggcagaatggcaggcaggtgGGAATGGAGTCAGGAGAAACAGGCAAAAGTCCCCTGGGAGGACTagtaaaagagaatagaaaagcagGAGCACGGCAAAAACACgcctggttgacttgaacatatAAAACGAACTGGCACAggggacaggaaacacagggataaatacactggggaaaataattGACACCTGGAGGGTGGAGACAATCTGTTGGGGattaatcagaattagttggttAACATAGATaggatgttttattttcatgaaatgcttatgagttatttctcataagaatgtattttgttgtactatagtggtggccatttgcagttatctgttctctgtcagggttCAGTTACTTGGGCCACAGAGAGGGGAAAAAGGTCAAGGTGTCATCTtgtgtaaacatatattttaaaTCATGTGAAGGATGATTGATggggaaccaattatctcttggctccactgtgtctgtgtgccagtcactctctactttttcccataggggagaggaggatggcagtgtctggaaccattctATGTTTCCCTCTGAGGTTGCCCCTATCTTGACGAGAGGCTCACTTtcctctccgtgagcttgtccaaATTGGTTGTATTTAGGAAAGTATCtaaaatgacaatttgatatatatcATTGGGTGGGGGTAATGTCTTGGTACCATTTTGTACCAAGGATGAGATAAGAGCtttgtttaggagaccaaactgaatgATAATGTATAGCCAACTCTGTCTGGCTAGGGGATACTCCTCTCTGAAATAAAGTCTTTCTTTGTGTAAGTTCCTAAGACCTGTGGTTTGTCATGTCGACTAAggggggtggatctttgctataaaggatcccagttgccattatgttgtccactctcaacttttcattagagatactgaactgttgAAAGTCAAAAATGCTATTGCAAAAGCTTAATTACCATTAAAGGTGAAGATTAAgcataactctgactggtgtgtgatTTGCTCTCTCATCATTTGGTAAATTAAGGAAATTTCATGACAAATCAGAACGtacaggtgaaacagattagggcaatgataactagctacataggttactctgttactcctctcagttccagacagggcaggttGCAGGGAAGATTGAAAACAACAGCAAGCAGTAGGGATCTAGACAGGCACAAAACCTGCAGGCAATCCGCAGTCCCAGCCACAATGGCAGGCCGCCTCGTGGGCTTCATTCAAGCCCTCGAGGAAACACTGCAGCTTAATAGGCAGCTAGCTAGCAGGTCAGGCTAGCTAGAACGCCCAAACAGCTCCTCTGACCAGGCCTTGTTGGCAGGATCACTGGACagactttaaaatatatatttttaatatattttatgATTGAAGATTAAAACATACAATCAACCTGCATTAAAGCcgtacagggagacagggagcaaCACAGGGACAacgccttgctcaagggcacattgacagatctcCCCACAAGTAAAACCGTGACCCAGACCAGTGACCTATCAGCAACCTGCCCAGGCTCCCAACCCCATACCACCAAACATAAGAGGCTTCCCCCCCACAATTCCTCGAGAGCTACTCTCAACCATCCGTGACCCCCACACAGTTCCAGCAGAGCTGCCTCTCAACCATCTGTGACCCCCACAGTTCCCACAGAGCTGCCTCTCCACCATCCGaaccccccacagttccccagaGCTGCCTCAGGGCACCATCCGCAGACCCCCACAGTTCCCCCAGAGCTGCCTCTCAAGCTATCCGTGACCCCCAGTTCCCCAGGGCTGCCTCTCAACCATCCGTGACTACCCCCACAGTTCCTCGAGAGCTGCCTCTCAACCACCCAGActttaaaaatatttatttttttaatatatttgctaCCTGTGTATTATCAATAGCCTGCTGCGTTTACCTGTGTATTATCACTAGCATGCTGCGTTGCTACCTGTGTAGGCTCCCAACCCCCAGGCTACCAAACATCCAAGAGCCTGCTGCACAGTATTTAGAGCTGCGTTGGTACCTGTGTATTATATTACTAGCCTGCTGTGCGTTGCTacctgtcttatcactgtgtattatcactagcctgctgcgttgCTACCTGTGTATtatcactagcctgctgcgttgCTACCTGTGTATtatcactagcctgctgcgttgCTACCTGTGCCAGCCTGCTGCGTTGCTACCTGTGTATTACACTAGCCTGCAGCGTTGCTACCTGTGTATtatcactagcctgctgcgttgTGTTATTAAATATGCTCATTGCTACACATAGCTCATATATTATACAGCGCTACTGTGCTAATCCGCCTGACTCAAGTCATTTCACGTACCTCTGCTAAAACAGGAACCAGCTCACACACCCAACAATAAAACTAGCCCCCTCAGGTATGTTGTCTCACGACACCAGGAAACACAGACATTCCATCGCACGAACACATACACCCAGCCATAAAACTGCCCTCTCAGATTTCTACCTTACGATCCCCTGACACACAAATATCTTCTTGCATAAACACCCCCCCTCTACTGGTCGGGTGCCCAGAGCAGAAGCGTCCGTGAATTTGGTCTCAACTTCCAATATATAAACACTAACAGTTGCTACCTGTGTATtatcactagcctgctgcgttgCTACCTGTGTATTAACACTAGCCTGCTGCGTTGCTATCTGTGTATtatcactagcctgctgcgttgCTTCCTGTGTATTAACACTAGCCTGCTGCGTTGCTACCTGTGTATTAACACTAGCTGCGTTGCTAGCCTTCAGATAACATATATCCCTAGCCAGGCAAGAGAGAGGCCTATAAAACTAACCCCTGGCCtgctagtttctctctctctctggcaataTGTACAGTATTTCAGTATCTCAGATGTGTCTGCAGAATTACTGCATTCCTTTTACTTCATGAGTTCTTTGGTATTGTCGTTGGATAtgttcagttgaagtcggaagtttatttacaataggttggagtcattataaaTCCTCTTAaagaggttggagtcattataaaTCCTCTTAAAGAGGTTGAGTCATTATAAATCCTCTTAaagaggttggagtcattataaaTCCTCTTAAAGAGGTTGGAGTATTATAAATCCTCTTAaagaggttggagtcattatacaTCCTCTTAAAGAGGCTGTGAATTTTtttcagctttttgttaaaaatcgcgcaaaatTTCAAcctcctgctactcatgccaggaatatagtatatgcatatgattagtatgtgtggatagaaaacactctgaagtcactaaaactggttaaatcatgtctgtgactataacagaacgtgtttaggaggcaaaaccccaaggaaaacTGGGGACAAAACACaaaaatatccctccgccagtctctgtattgtctatggcaaggaaaatacaaaaaaatatccctccgccagtctctgtattgtctatggcaagggaaaatagatagcgCCCAGTTTACAGTTcttacagcttccacacgatgtcgccagtctctgtattgtctatggcaaggaaaatacaaaa
This window contains:
- the LOC127918243 gene encoding splicing factor 3A subunit 2-like, which gives rise to MAGRLVGFIQALEETLQLNRQLASSSSRAASQPSVTPTVPTELPLHHPNPPQFPRAASGHHPQTPTVPPELPLKLSVTPSSPGLPLNHPPVSSPGPPGRSPFRGPQRESPVRGSLRGSQSGARYKGPQPGVCGEGPRTRNGTKVGGARAEVGLRPAPEPPP